The nucleotide window GTGTTCGACGGCGGCGTCCAGTTGGTGTTCGCGGCGGTCGTGTTCCTCGTCGGCACCGTCTCGCTGGGGCTGTTCCGGTACGTCGCCGGACGCCTCCGGGGCTGAGGCACGCGCCGTCGCGCCAGACCGAGACGACAGACGACCGAGAGCTGTCGCGCCAGAACGAAACGACAAAGAGTCGACCGACGCAAGCGTCGGGTATGAGTGACACCGACTGGCCACACGACCCGGACGGCGAGCAGGGCAGCGAGGGCCGCCGGAAGTACGGCCACGCCGTCCTGGCGAAGAAGATCGACGAGTCGGAGGACTTCCCGGTCCGCGCCGGCGACTACGTCGACGAGTACGGCGACCACCCCGTCCGACTAGACGACGAGACGGTCGTCTCCGTCGCCGACGTGTTCGAGGGAATCGACGACGACGAGACGTTCGAGGACTTCGTCGCGTTCCACGAGGCCGTCGGTCGCGCGATGCGTGACAGCGGGCTGTGGACGTACGAAGGGTCACGGGCGTTCGCCTGACGCGCCGCGGCGACTCGACTACCGTTCGTCGCTGTCCAGCACCCGGATCTGGTCGCCACGCACCGTGACCGGAATCGGGACGGTCGCCTCGTACAGCTCCACCGTCACCTGGTCTTTCCCCTCGTCGATACGCTGGACCTGCGCCTTCTCACCCTTGAACGGCCCGGCGATCAGCTCCACGATGTCCCCCTCGGCGATCCCCTCGACGTCCGGGGTCGGCGAGAGGAAGTGTTCGACCTCGGACATCTTCGAGCGGCCGGCCTCGCCGTCCGGGCCTTCGACCAGCCCGCGGGAGTGGGGCACCTCCTCCAGCACGCGCCGGATGGCGGCGTCGTCGTCCGCCTCCACGAGCACGTAGCTCGTGAGCTGGTCGGGCGCCAACGCGGCGTGGATGGTCGGCTCGTCTTTGTTCGCCACCATGTCGGCGACGGTACGCTCCTGACTCGCGGTGGTCTTGACCGAGTAGATCGGCACCTAGATCCCCCCGGTTACGAAGAACATGACCACGTAGATGAGGAAGCCGACGAGCCCGACCAGGAACACCCCGGCGCCGGCGATCTTCGACACCTGGGAGAACTCCTCCCACTCCGGCCGGCTCGCCAGCTTGAGGACGCGTACGTAGTCGCTCAGTTCGTACTTCACTTCCATACGCCGGCGGTACAGCGTCCCGACTCCTATATCTGACGGACCCCGGCGGCGACGGACCAGTGAGGTTTTCTCGGCGGCGACGCCACGCTCGGGCATGTTGGACCGACTCCTCGGCCGTGCCGCCCTGCGGGAGGAGCTCGAAGAACTGCGCGAGGAACGCGACTCGCTCGCCGCCCAACTCGAGGCAGAGTCGGAGCGGCGCAGCGAGGCGGCCCGAGCACGCCAGGAAGCCGAGGAACGTGTCAACCGACTGGAAGACCGCGTGACGGAGCTGGA belongs to Halobaculum sp. MBLA0143 and includes:
- a CDS encoding protein translocase SEC61 complex subunit gamma, with protein sequence MEVKYELSDYVRVLKLASRPEWEEFSQVSKIAGAGVFLVGLVGFLIYVVMFFVTGGI
- a CDS encoding DUF5785 family protein; translation: MSDTDWPHDPDGEQGSEGRRKYGHAVLAKKIDESEDFPVRAGDYVDEYGDHPVRLDDETVVSVADVFEGIDDDETFEDFVAFHEAVGRAMRDSGLWTYEGSRAFA
- a CDS encoding transcription elongation factor Spt5, producing MPIYSVKTTASQERTVADMVANKDEPTIHAALAPDQLTSYVLVEADDDAAIRRVLEEVPHSRGLVEGPDGEAGRSKMSEVEHFLSPTPDVEGIAEGDIVELIAGPFKGEKAQVQRIDEGKDQVTVELYEATVPIPVTVRGDQIRVLDSDER